A genomic stretch from Oncorhynchus gorbuscha isolate QuinsamMale2020 ecotype Even-year unplaced genomic scaffold, OgorEven_v1.0 Un_scaffold_7831, whole genome shotgun sequence includes:
- the LOC124029829 gene encoding DLA class II histocompatibility antigen, DR-1 beta chain-like encodes MKKYCSSNVPVVYGYLLERQYVLPSPVEPYIRLRSVEPFSTRHLAMLVCSASTSTPNPSVTWLRDGQEVTSNVTSTEELVNGDWTYQIHSHLEYTPTPGERIACMVEHFSLTEPKLYDWDPSMPGPEKNKMVIGACGLLLGVVFIAAGLIYYMKKSTEGRVLVPTMVLPESYGTI; translated from the exons ATGAAGAAATACTGCAGCAGCAACGTTCCTGTGGTGTATGGGTACTTACTAGAGAGGCAG TATGTTCTTCCCTCTCCAGTTGAGCCCTACATCAGGCTGAGGTCAGTGGAGCCGTTCAGTACCAGACACCTGGCCATGCTCGTGTGCAGCGCCTCGACTTCTACCCCAAACCCATCAGTGACATGGCTGAGGGACGGACAGGAAGTGACCTCAAATGTGACTTCCACAGAGGAGCTGGTCAATGGGGATTGGACCTACCAGATCCACTCGCACCTGGAGTACACAcccacacctggagagagaatcGCCTGTATGGTGGAGCACTTCAGCCTCACTGAGCCCAAACTGTATGactggg ACCCCTCCATGCCGGGTCCTGAGAAGAATAAGATGGTGATTGGGGCCTGTGGGCTGCTGCTGGGGGTGGTCTTTATAGCAGCTGGACTGATCTACTACATGAAGAAATCTACTG AAGGACGAGTGTTGGTGCCGACCATGGTGCTGCCAGAAAGTTATGGCACCATCTAG